A region from the Tsuneonella mangrovi genome encodes:
- the rnc gene encoding ribonuclease III, whose amino-acid sequence MSTLEPGTLAWLEANGFTVRNPEVWREALTHGSTGETPTYERLEFLGDRVLGLSMAEWLFEEMPDAEGVLAQRLNALVNKRTCASIARGIGVPDHVLLGKQARDDGAHESENVLGDTLEALLGANLRDAGFDASRDLVRRLWRSAVEGRIGHAKHPKSALQEWAAGNRRKMPSYTLIDRSGPDHKARFTVRVEIHGVGEAEATASSKQEAETAAARAFMEQFG is encoded by the coding sequence TTGAGCACGCTCGAACCAGGAACGCTCGCTTGGCTCGAAGCGAATGGTTTTACCGTGCGCAATCCCGAAGTGTGGCGTGAGGCGCTGACCCACGGCAGCACCGGCGAGACCCCGACATACGAGCGCCTCGAGTTCCTCGGCGATCGGGTACTCGGCCTGTCGATGGCCGAATGGCTATTCGAGGAAATGCCCGACGCGGAAGGCGTGCTCGCCCAGCGTCTCAACGCGCTGGTCAACAAACGGACGTGCGCCTCGATTGCCCGTGGTATCGGGGTTCCCGACCATGTACTGCTCGGCAAGCAGGCTCGCGACGACGGCGCGCACGAAAGCGAAAACGTCCTCGGCGACACGTTGGAAGCGCTGCTCGGAGCCAATCTGCGCGATGCGGGGTTCGATGCCAGTCGCGATCTCGTTCGCCGGCTATGGCGCAGCGCAGTCGAAGGCAGGATCGGGCATGCCAAGCATCCCAAGTCCGCGCTCCAGGAGTGGGCCGCAGGCAACCGCCGCAAGATGCCCAGCTACACGCTGATCGACCGCAGCGGTCCCGACCACAAGGCACGGTTCACCGTGCGAGTGGAAATTCACGGTGTTGGCGAAGCCGAAGCAACCGCTTCCAGCAAGCAGGAAGCCGAAACCGCGGCTGCGCGGGCCTTCATGGAGCAGTTCGGATGA
- the lepB gene encoding signal peptidase I — translation MTEAASPTPPTESSAKQEPEKETLGSFLWFVIKLAVLVLAFRSFVFSPFSIPSESMLPGLWNGDYLVAAKWPYGYSRYSLPLDAPLIPGRVLAHDPQRGDVVIFKHPIDKVDYIKRVIGLPGDTIEVRNGQVILNGKPVERERIGDFALPMSPNTGCTWGGQVVPVGTSKDCVYVQYQETLPNGKSYDTLDFGPTPQDNFGPVKVPAGHMFVMGDNRDNSEDSRFPAAAGGGVGMVPEDLLVGRATFMMWSTDGSANWFLPWTWFTAARWDRLGNTF, via the coding sequence ATGACCGAAGCAGCTTCTCCCACTCCGCCCACCGAATCCTCGGCCAAGCAGGAACCCGAAAAGGAAACGCTCGGTTCGTTCCTGTGGTTCGTGATCAAGCTAGCGGTGCTCGTGCTCGCGTTCCGCAGCTTCGTGTTCTCGCCTTTCTCGATTCCGAGCGAATCGATGCTCCCGGGCCTGTGGAACGGGGACTACCTGGTCGCCGCCAAGTGGCCTTACGGTTACTCGCGCTATTCGTTGCCGCTCGATGCGCCGCTGATCCCGGGGCGAGTCCTGGCGCACGATCCCCAACGCGGCGACGTGGTCATCTTCAAGCACCCGATCGACAAGGTCGACTACATCAAGCGGGTGATCGGGCTTCCGGGCGATACGATCGAGGTCAGGAACGGCCAGGTGATCCTCAACGGCAAACCGGTCGAGCGCGAGAGGATCGGCGATTTCGCTCTGCCGATGTCGCCCAATACCGGTTGCACGTGGGGCGGACAGGTGGTCCCCGTCGGGACCAGCAAGGACTGCGTCTATGTCCAGTACCAGGAAACGCTGCCGAACGGGAAAAGCTACGATACGCTCGACTTCGGCCCGACCCCGCAAGACAATTTCGGGCCGGTGAAAGTCCCCGCAGGACATATGTTCGTGATGGGCGACAACCGCGACAATTCGGAAGACAGCCGCTTCCCTGCCGCGGCAGGTGGCGGCGTGGGCATGGTGCCCGAAGACCTGCTGGTCGGGCGCGCGACATTTATGATGTGGTCGACCGACGGATCGGCCAACTGGTTCCTGCCGTGGACCTGGTTCACCGCGGCGCGGTGGGATCGGCTCGGGAACACCTTTTGA
- the era gene encoding GTPase Era — translation MNQTASTHCGVVAVIGAPNAGKSTLVNALVGQKVAIVSSKAQTTRARLMGIALQGDVQMILVDTPGIFAPKRRLDRAMVSAAWEGAEAADAVLVVVDPVKQRRHELEPLLEALAQRHERKILVLNKVDVAKKEPLLALAQELTAKAEFAEVFFVSALTGDGVAEMKASLASAMPEGPWHYPEDQVSDASERLLATEITREQLYRQLHEELPYDSAVRPESYTQRKDGSVEIHQQIVVTRDNQRAIVLGKAGSRIKAIGEAARKELSEVLDQKVHLFLHVKVEENWADSREIYEEIGLDWVR, via the coding sequence ATGAACCAAACCGCCTCAACGCATTGCGGAGTAGTTGCGGTGATCGGCGCGCCCAACGCGGGCAAGTCCACGCTGGTCAACGCGCTTGTGGGCCAGAAGGTCGCGATCGTCTCGTCCAAGGCGCAAACGACCCGTGCGCGACTGATGGGCATCGCGCTTCAAGGCGATGTGCAGATGATCCTGGTCGATACGCCGGGTATCTTCGCCCCGAAGCGGCGGCTCGACCGCGCGATGGTCAGCGCAGCTTGGGAAGGCGCGGAAGCGGCCGATGCGGTGCTGGTGGTGGTCGATCCGGTCAAGCAGCGTCGGCACGAACTGGAACCGCTGCTCGAAGCACTGGCCCAGCGCCACGAACGCAAGATTCTAGTACTCAACAAAGTCGATGTCGCGAAGAAGGAGCCGTTGCTTGCGCTGGCGCAGGAGCTGACCGCCAAGGCCGAATTTGCCGAGGTGTTCTTCGTCTCCGCATTGACCGGCGACGGCGTGGCGGAAATGAAGGCCTCGCTGGCCTCGGCGATGCCCGAGGGGCCGTGGCATTATCCCGAAGACCAGGTGTCCGATGCCAGCGAACGTCTACTCGCAACCGAAATCACCCGCGAGCAACTATACCGCCAGCTGCACGAGGAACTGCCGTACGACAGCGCGGTGCGCCCCGAGAGCTATACCCAGCGCAAGGATGGCAGCGTCGAGATCCACCAGCAGATAGTCGTCACCCGCGACAACCAGCGCGCGATCGTGCTCGGCAAGGCTGGCAGCCGGATCAAGGCGATCGGCGAAGCCGCGCGCAAGGAACTGAGCGAAGTGCTCGACCAGAAGGTCCATCTGTTCCTGCACGTGAAAGTGGAGGAGAACTGGGCCGACAGCCGCGAGATCTACGAGGAAATCGGGCTCGACTGGGTGCGCTAG
- the pgi gene encoding glucose-6-phosphate isomerase: protein MTDPVAAAWQAIEDAPRRTLQELFAADAARVGKLSTRLEWGEDEFAGGMLLDWSKTHLDDDLLAGFEALADACGFFEKRAALLTGEKVNVTEGRAAEHTAQRGVGADASVEEAAALHARMQMLVEAIHGGALGQIDHLIHIGIGGSALGPKLAISALSRDLSLVDVHVVSNIDGIALEDAFAACNPATTLVAVASKTFTTIETMTNAESALKWLRDNGVSDPYGRVVALTASPEKAVDWGVDETRVLPFPETVGGRYSLWSSIGFPVALGVGWDDFEAMLAGAQAVDEHFRDTDGRDNLCLRAAFADRYYTRVLGCQTRAVFAYDERLALLPDYLQQLEMESNGKRVTADGEPVTEPTAPITWGGVGTDGQHAVFQLLHQGTVTVPVDFIASIAPGDDLDRAHHAILLTNCFAQGAALMAGGNMAADGKDPARAFPGNRPSATILCDDLDAATLGALIAFHEHRTFANALLMGINPFDQFGVELGKKMAKDIEAGGGDFDASTTALLAAAGLN from the coding sequence GTGACCGACCCCGTTGCTGCCGCTTGGCAAGCGATCGAAGATGCACCCCGCCGGACCTTGCAGGAGCTGTTCGCTGCCGATGCCGCGCGCGTGGGCAAGCTGTCGACGCGGCTCGAATGGGGCGAGGATGAATTTGCCGGCGGGATGCTGCTCGACTGGTCGAAGACCCATCTCGATGATGACCTGCTGGCCGGTTTCGAAGCGCTGGCGGACGCGTGCGGCTTTTTCGAGAAGCGCGCGGCGCTCCTTACGGGCGAGAAGGTCAATGTGACGGAAGGTCGCGCGGCGGAGCACACTGCACAGCGCGGCGTCGGTGCCGATGCATCGGTGGAAGAAGCCGCAGCGCTCCATGCCCGGATGCAGATGCTGGTCGAAGCGATCCACGGCGGCGCGTTGGGACAAATCGACCATCTGATCCACATCGGCATCGGCGGGTCGGCGCTGGGCCCAAAGCTGGCGATTTCGGCGTTGTCGCGCGATCTCTCGTTGGTCGACGTCCATGTCGTGTCGAATATCGACGGGATCGCGCTGGAAGACGCGTTTGCCGCTTGCAATCCGGCGACCACGCTGGTCGCGGTCGCGAGCAAGACTTTCACCACGATCGAAACCATGACTAACGCCGAGAGCGCGCTGAAGTGGCTGCGGGACAACGGCGTTTCCGATCCCTACGGCCGGGTCGTTGCGCTCACCGCATCTCCCGAAAAGGCGGTCGATTGGGGCGTCGACGAGACCCGTGTGCTGCCGTTCCCCGAAACGGTCGGCGGACGTTACTCGCTGTGGTCGAGCATCGGCTTCCCGGTTGCACTCGGCGTGGGTTGGGACGATTTCGAAGCGATGCTGGCGGGCGCGCAAGCGGTCGATGAACATTTCCGCGACACCGATGGCCGCGACAACCTGTGCCTGCGTGCCGCCTTCGCCGACCGCTATTATACGCGCGTCCTGGGCTGCCAGACGCGTGCAGTGTTCGCTTACGACGAACGGCTCGCACTGCTGCCCGACTACCTCCAGCAGCTCGAGATGGAATCGAACGGAAAGCGCGTCACTGCCGATGGCGAACCCGTCACCGAGCCGACCGCCCCGATAACCTGGGGCGGGGTCGGGACCGATGGGCAGCACGCGGTATTCCAGCTGCTTCACCAGGGCACTGTGACCGTGCCGGTCGACTTCATCGCCAGCATCGCACCGGGCGACGATCTCGATCGGGCGCACCATGCGATCCTGCTCACCAACTGCTTCGCCCAAGGCGCTGCACTGATGGCGGGCGGCAACATGGCGGCGGACGGCAAGGACCCGGCGCGGGCATTCCCCGGCAACCGCCCGAGTGCGACGATCCTGTGCGACGACCTCGACGCGGCGACGCTGGGCGCGCTGATCGCCTTTCACGAGCACCGCACTTTTGCCAACGCCTTGCTGATGGGCATCAACCCGTTCGACCAGTTCGGGGTCGAACTCGGCAAGAAGATGGCCAAGGACATCGAGGCCGGAGGCGGTGACTTCGACGCCAGCACGACTGCGCTGCTGGCGGCTGCGGGTTTGAACTAG
- a CDS encoding MgtC/SapB family protein: MEFDQQILNTGAAFAAGLLIGIERGWKLRGQADGTRVAGIRTFALFGLLAGVAGLMAQSDFALIGGAILAGAVGIILIGYARAVDRDGKPDATTAVAALITIALGFAAGVGYPALAIAGSALVTLALALRTELHGFLARMDEADIKALARYAVIAGAVYPFLPHGRYGPYEAWDLHTLWLVVIAVTGFSFIGYVANRLFGARRGTIATAIIGGAYSSTAVTYAFAQRLGAGGGGWAENAGIALASSVMYLRVLILVGVIATPIIVPFAVLVFPPMIATMAISLFLYRRAEPSGAPVLPGNPIAMLPALTFVAFVAVAAVAARWGESQFGEHGIAVLLLLMGTMDVDAAIVTAGGLEPGSITPALAALALTGTILANMGVKLGAAIVYGRSHAKPAAFALAISMVVLAASLAVGWFRL; this comes from the coding sequence ATGGAATTCGACCAGCAAATCCTGAATACCGGGGCAGCGTTTGCCGCCGGATTGCTGATCGGGATCGAACGCGGGTGGAAGCTGCGCGGCCAAGCAGACGGAACCCGCGTTGCCGGGATCCGCACCTTTGCCTTGTTCGGCCTGCTCGCCGGGGTTGCCGGGCTGATGGCGCAAAGCGACTTCGCGCTGATCGGAGGCGCAATTTTGGCAGGCGCGGTCGGCATAATCCTGATCGGCTATGCCCGCGCGGTTGATCGAGATGGCAAGCCGGACGCCACGACAGCGGTCGCCGCATTGATCACCATTGCGCTCGGTTTCGCCGCAGGCGTGGGGTATCCGGCGCTGGCAATTGCCGGGTCGGCACTTGTCACCCTTGCACTGGCGCTTCGCACCGAATTGCACGGGTTCCTTGCGCGGATGGACGAAGCCGACATCAAGGCGCTCGCTCGGTACGCAGTCATCGCAGGAGCCGTCTATCCCTTCCTGCCCCACGGTCGCTACGGGCCATACGAAGCATGGGACCTGCACACGCTTTGGCTGGTGGTCATCGCGGTCACCGGGTTCTCGTTCATCGGCTATGTCGCCAACCGCCTGTTCGGCGCCCGACGCGGCACGATCGCCACCGCAATTATCGGCGGAGCATATAGCTCTACGGCGGTTACTTACGCCTTCGCGCAGCGCCTTGGCGCGGGTGGCGGCGGGTGGGCCGAAAACGCCGGGATCGCGCTCGCGAGTTCCGTCATGTACCTACGCGTGCTCATCTTGGTTGGCGTAATCGCAACGCCGATCATCGTGCCGTTTGCAGTGCTGGTTTTCCCGCCGATGATCGCAACGATGGCGATTAGCCTGTTCCTCTACCGCCGCGCCGAACCGAGCGGCGCGCCGGTCTTGCCCGGCAACCCGATAGCCATGCTGCCCGCCCTTACGTTTGTGGCGTTCGTCGCCGTGGCGGCAGTCGCGGCCCGTTGGGGCGAAAGCCAGTTCGGCGAACACGGAATCGCGGTGCTGCTCCTGCTGATGGGTACGATGGATGTGGACGCGGCAATCGTCACCGCGGGCGGCCTCGAACCCGGATCGATCACCCCCGCCCTTGCCGCGCTGGCGCTCACCGGGACCATCCTCGCCAATATGGGCGTGAAACTGGGCGCGGCTATCGTCTACGGCCGCAGCCACGCCAAGCCGGCCGCGTTTGCGCTCGCGATAAGCATGGTTGTGCTGGCGGCATCGCTCGCGGTCGGCTGGTTCCGGCTCTAG
- a CDS encoding DEAD/DEAH box helicase, whose product MTFEELGLSQPVLQALDEKNYATPTPIQAQAIPLVLQGRDLFGIAQTGTGKTAAFMLPSIDNLRDADRQTPFKSCRMLILAPTRELAGQIAKSARDYGGYTGLKVQSIVGGTSVGKDRNKLHRGTDILVATPGRLLDLVDQKAFRLDGVEILVLDEADQMLDLGFIHALKKIVSLVPVKRQTLLFSATMPQSIRDLAGQYLRSPEHVSVAPQATTAERVEQFVTRVNQDEKQALLDLMLRGRYHQCKDMDRVLVFTRTKHGADRVVKKLGQQGIEANAIHGNKSQPQRERALALFRSGKVPVLVATDIAARGIDIPGVSHVINFELPNVPEQYVHRIGRTARAGADGIALTLCSDDERAYLRDIQKLTGVTLDRLPLPDDFRAVIENAPIVKPKGNPGQAQQGRRAKMVQPRPLSEHSGARRGKPQGSGEQRKRAEGGNHGKPGGGNRRRRNRGGGGRQARG is encoded by the coding sequence ATGACTTTCGAAGAACTCGGGCTGTCGCAGCCCGTCCTCCAGGCGCTGGACGAGAAGAACTACGCCACGCCCACCCCGATCCAGGCACAGGCGATCCCGCTCGTGCTGCAAGGCCGCGACCTGTTCGGCATCGCCCAGACGGGCACCGGCAAGACCGCCGCGTTCATGCTCCCGAGCATCGACAACCTGCGCGATGCCGACCGGCAGACGCCGTTCAAGTCGTGCCGGATGCTGATCCTTGCTCCGACCCGCGAGCTGGCCGGCCAGATCGCCAAGTCCGCCCGCGACTATGGCGGTTACACCGGCCTCAAGGTGCAGAGCATCGTCGGTGGCACTTCTGTCGGTAAGGACCGCAACAAGCTCCACCGCGGTACCGATATCCTCGTCGCCACCCCGGGCCGCTTACTCGACCTCGTCGATCAGAAGGCTTTCCGGCTCGACGGCGTTGAAATCCTCGTGCTCGACGAAGCGGACCAGATGCTCGACCTCGGCTTTATCCACGCGCTGAAGAAGATCGTCAGCCTCGTTCCGGTCAAGCGCCAGACGCTGCTGTTTTCCGCCACCATGCCGCAATCGATCCGCGATCTTGCGGGCCAGTACCTGCGCAGCCCCGAGCATGTCTCGGTCGCGCCGCAGGCGACCACCGCAGAGCGGGTTGAACAGTTCGTCACCCGCGTCAATCAGGATGAAAAGCAGGCGTTGCTCGATCTGATGCTGCGGGGCCGCTACCACCAGTGCAAGGACATGGACCGCGTGCTGGTATTTACCCGCACGAAGCACGGCGCTGACCGGGTCGTGAAGAAGCTCGGGCAGCAGGGCATCGAAGCCAATGCGATCCACGGCAACAAAAGCCAGCCGCAGCGCGAGCGCGCGTTGGCGCTGTTCCGTTCGGGCAAGGTGCCGGTGCTGGTCGCGACCGATATTGCCGCACGCGGGATCGACATTCCCGGCGTGAGCCACGTGATCAACTTCGAACTGCCCAACGTGCCGGAGCAGTATGTCCACCGGATCGGCCGCACTGCGCGCGCCGGTGCCGACGGCATCGCGCTAACGCTGTGCAGCGATGACGAGCGGGCATACCTGCGCGATATCCAGAAGCTGACCGGTGTTACGCTCGATCGCCTGCCTTTGCCGGACGATTTCCGCGCAGTGATCGAGAACGCGCCGATCGTGAAGCCCAAGGGCAATCCCGGGCAGGCCCAGCAGGGCCGCCGCGCAAAGATGGTCCAACCGCGTCCACTCAGCGAGCACTCCGGTGCGCGCCGCGGCAAGCCGCAAGGCAGCGGCGAACAGCGCAAGCGCGCCGAGGGCGGCAATCACGGCAAGCCGGGGGGCGGCAACCGCCGGCGTCGCAATCGTGGTGGCGGAGGTCGCCAGGCGCGCGGCTGA